From Pseudomonas sp. FP2335, the proteins below share one genomic window:
- the prpB gene encoding methylisocitrate lyase, with protein sequence MSSNNKSTPGQRFRDAVASEHPLQVVGAINANHALLAKRAGFKAIYLSGGGVAAGSLGVPDLGITGLDDVLTDVRRITDVCDLPLLVDVDTGFGSSAFNVARTVKSMIKFGAAAIHIEDQVGAKRCGHRPNKEIVSQQEMVDRIKAAVDARTDDSFVIMARTDALAVEGLESALERAAACIEAGADMVFPEAITELEMYKLFAARVKAPILANITEFGATPLYTTEQLKSADVSIVLYPLSAFRAMNKAAENVYTAIRRDGTQQNVIDTMQTRMELYDRIDYHTFEQKLDALFAAKK encoded by the coding sequence ATGAGTTCCAATAACAAGAGCACCCCAGGCCAGCGTTTCCGTGACGCCGTCGCCAGTGAGCACCCGCTGCAAGTGGTTGGCGCGATCAATGCCAACCACGCGCTGCTGGCCAAGCGCGCCGGGTTCAAGGCCATTTACCTGTCGGGTGGCGGGGTTGCGGCGGGTTCCCTGGGGGTGCCGGACCTGGGCATCACCGGCCTGGATGACGTGCTCACCGACGTGCGCCGCATCACCGACGTGTGTGATCTGCCGCTGCTGGTGGACGTGGACACCGGTTTCGGCTCCTCGGCGTTCAACGTGGCGCGTACGGTCAAGTCGATGATCAAGTTCGGCGCTGCCGCCATCCACATCGAAGACCAGGTCGGTGCCAAGCGCTGCGGCCACCGCCCGAACAAGGAAATCGTGTCCCAGCAGGAAATGGTCGACCGCATCAAGGCCGCCGTGGATGCGCGCACCGATGACAGCTTCGTGATCATGGCGCGCACCGACGCCCTCGCGGTGGAAGGCCTGGAGTCCGCCCTTGAGCGTGCCGCCGCCTGCATCGAGGCCGGCGCCGACATGGTCTTCCCTGAAGCCATCACTGAACTGGAGATGTACAAGCTGTTCGCCGCCCGGGTGAAAGCGCCGATCCTGGCCAACATCACCGAATTCGGCGCCACGCCGCTGTACACCACCGAACAGTTGAAATCTGCCGATGTTTCCATCGTGCTGTACCCGCTCTCGGCCTTCCGCGCCATGAACAAGGCCGCCGAAAACGTCTACACCGCGATCCGTCGCGACGGCACCCAACAGAACGTGATCGACACCATGCAAACCCGCATGGAACTGTACGACCGCATCGACTACCACACCTTCGAGCAGAAGCTCGACGCGTTGTTTGCTGCGAAAAAGTGA
- a CDS encoding ATP-dependent zinc protease, translating to MRLKPFLLLISLLTLPSLGIAAEKTVYGLNEYAKLAGIDLEVAAKLDTGAKTASLSARDIKRFKRNGESWVRFYLAIDTAHSHPIELPLARVSKIKRRAGDYDPDEDKKYTARPVIALDVCMGNALRSIEVNLTDRSAFQYPLLIGSEALKRFDALVDPSLKYAAGKPACAADAYTAE from the coding sequence ATGAGACTCAAGCCCTTCCTTCTATTGATCAGCCTGTTGACCCTACCAAGCCTTGGCATTGCCGCCGAGAAGACTGTGTATGGCCTGAACGAATACGCCAAGCTGGCGGGTATCGACCTCGAAGTCGCCGCCAAACTCGACACCGGTGCCAAGACCGCCTCCCTCAGTGCCCGCGACATCAAGCGCTTCAAGCGCAATGGTGAATCCTGGGTACGCTTCTACCTGGCCATCGACACCGCCCATTCCCACCCCATCGAACTGCCCCTGGCCCGCGTCAGCAAGATCAAGCGCCGCGCCGGTGACTACGACCCCGATGAGGACAAGAAATACACCGCCCGTCCGGTGATTGCCCTCGACGTCTGCATGGGCAACGCTTTACGCAGCATCGAAGTGAACTTGACTGACCGTAGCGCATTCCAATACCCGCTGCTGATCGGCTCCGAAGCCTTGAAACGCTTTGATGCGCTGGTCGACCCCAGTCTTAAATACGCAGCAGGCAAACCCGCCTGCGCCGCCGACGCTTATACCGCCGAGTAA
- the prpC gene encoding 2-methylcitrate synthase — MAEAKVLSGAGLRGQVAGQTALSTVGQAGAGLTYRGYDVRELAADAQFEEVAYLLLYGELPSKAELAAYSAKLSKLRDLPQALKEVLERIPADAHPMDVMRTGCSFLGNIEPETDFSVQRDVTDRLLAAFPAIMCYWYRFSHDGQRIDCVTDEPSIGGHFLHLLHGKKPSELHVKVMNVSLILYAEHEFNASTFTARVCASTLSDLYSCVTAAIGSLRGPLHGGANEAAMEMIERFSSAEEAVEGTLGMLARKDKIMGFGHAIYKDNDPRNEVIKGWAKKLADEVGDTVLFPVSEAIDKTMWEQKKLFPNADFYHASAYHFMGIPTKLFTPIFVCSRLTGWAAHVFEQRANNRIIRPSAEYIGVEQRKFVAIERR, encoded by the coding sequence ATGGCTGAAGCAAAAGTACTGAGCGGCGCCGGCCTGCGTGGCCAGGTGGCCGGGCAGACCGCACTGTCCACCGTGGGCCAGGCCGGTGCCGGCCTGACCTATCGCGGCTACGACGTGCGCGAACTGGCCGCCGATGCGCAGTTTGAAGAAGTCGCCTACCTGCTGCTGTACGGTGAACTGCCGAGCAAGGCCGAACTGGCCGCCTACAGCGCCAAGCTGAGCAAGCTGCGCGACCTGCCCCAAGCCCTGAAGGAAGTGCTGGAACGCATCCCCGCCGACGCCCACCCGATGGACGTGATGCGCACGGGTTGCTCGTTCCTGGGCAACATCGAGCCGGAAACCGACTTCAGCGTGCAACGCGACGTCACCGACCGCCTGCTCGCCGCCTTCCCGGCGATCATGTGCTACTGGTATCGCTTCAGCCACGACGGCCAGCGCATCGACTGCGTGACCGACGAGCCAAGCATCGGCGGGCATTTCCTGCACCTGTTGCACGGCAAGAAGCCGAGCGAGCTGCACGTCAAGGTGATGAACGTGTCGCTGATCCTCTACGCCGAACACGAATTCAACGCCTCGACCTTCACCGCCCGGGTGTGTGCGTCGACCCTGTCGGACTTGTATTCCTGCGTCACCGCCGCCATCGGCTCCCTGCGCGGCCCGCTGCATGGCGGTGCCAACGAAGCGGCGATGGAAATGATCGAACGGTTCTCGTCCGCTGAAGAAGCGGTCGAAGGCACCCTCGGCATGCTGGCGCGCAAGGACAAGATCATGGGCTTTGGCCACGCGATCTACAAAGACAACGACCCGCGCAATGAAGTGATCAAGGGCTGGGCGAAAAAGCTTGCTGACGAAGTGGGCGACACCGTGTTGTTCCCGGTGTCCGAAGCCATCGACAAGACCATGTGGGAGCAGAAGAAGCTGTTCCCCAACGCCGACTTCTACCATGCCTCGGCGTACCACTTCATGGGTATCCCGACAAAGCTGTTCACGCCGATCTTTGTCTGCTCGCGCCTGACCGGCTGGGCTGCGCATGTGTTCGAGCAGCGTGCCAACAACCGCATCATCCGTCCAAGCGCCGAGTACATCGGCGTAGAACAGCGCAAGTTCGTGGCAATCGAACGTCGCTGA
- a CDS encoding alpha-L-glutamate ligase-like protein: protein MFGFWKTWKALEARGIMGINRRNADYVLKYNKRSLYPIVDDKIITKERAIAAGIHVPQMYGVISTEKEIDKLDEIIGGRSDFVIKPAQGAGGDGILVVADRFEGRYRTVSGKIISHEEIEHQISSILTGLYSLGGHRDRALIEYRVVPDQIFKSISYEGVPDIRIIVLMGYPVMAMLRLPTRQSGGKANLHQGAIGVGVDLATGLTLRGTWLNNIITKHPDTTNAVDGVQLPNWDGFMKLAAGCYELCGLGYIGVDMVLDQEKGPLILELNARPGLNIQIANDCGLTLRTHAVEARLEELKAAGVTETPEERVKFVQEMFGHIPPVEG from the coding sequence ATGTTCGGTTTCTGGAAGACCTGGAAAGCCCTCGAAGCGCGGGGAATCATGGGCATCAATCGGCGTAATGCCGACTACGTGCTCAAGTACAACAAGCGCAGCCTGTACCCGATCGTGGATGACAAGATCATCACCAAGGAACGGGCAATTGCCGCTGGCATCCACGTGCCGCAAATGTACGGAGTGATCTCCACCGAGAAGGAAATCGACAAGCTCGACGAGATCATCGGTGGGCGCAGCGACTTCGTGATCAAGCCGGCCCAGGGCGCCGGCGGTGATGGCATCCTGGTGGTGGCGGACCGCTTCGAGGGCCGCTATCGCACGGTATCGGGCAAGATCATCAGCCATGAAGAAATCGAGCATCAGATCTCCAGCATCCTCACCGGCCTGTATTCCCTGGGCGGCCACCGTGACCGCGCGTTGATCGAGTACCGCGTGGTACCCGACCAGATCTTCAAGAGCATCAGCTACGAAGGCGTGCCGGACATCCGCATCATTGTGCTGATGGGTTACCCGGTGATGGCCATGTTGCGCCTGCCGACACGCCAGTCCGGCGGCAAGGCCAACCTGCACCAGGGCGCCATCGGCGTGGGCGTCGACCTGGCCACCGGCCTGACCCTGCGGGGCACCTGGCTGAACAACATCATCACCAAACACCCCGACACCACCAACGCGGTGGACGGCGTGCAACTGCCCAACTGGGACGGTTTCATGAAACTCGCGGCCGGTTGCTACGAGCTGTGCGGGCTGGGTTATATCGGTGTGGACATGGTGCTCGACCAGGAAAAAGGCCCGCTGATCCTGGAACTGAATGCGCGGCCGGGGCTGAATATCCAGATCGCCAACGACTGCGGGCTGACCCTGCGTACCCACGCGGTGGAAGCGCGCCTGGAAGAGCTGAAGGCCGCTGGCGTGACGGAAACCCCGGAAGAACGGGTAAAGTTCGTGCAGGAGATGTTTGGGCATATCCCGCCGGTTGAAGGCTGA
- a CDS encoding inactive transglutaminase family protein codes for MRSLTLHLKILITILVVLGISVTAYQIFVLGIPVTEDATDDLWNIDAKVEFVANPKDPVKIQMFVPPLSRDFVSLNESFISNNYGVSVNRIDGNRKVTWSARRAKGNQTLYYRLVLTKRYSGEKVKIKGPTFRDSIAVEGPEKIAAEALLAPIRQHSADVETFITEAIKRTNNLNDDNVKLLLAGDPSTPHKAKIVELLLSIAHVPVEKVHTIRLVADQPQTPELWLRSFNGNDWLYFNPETGEQGLPADRLLWWTGDENLITVDGGKKAMVTFSLNNSEMNAIRLAKLTDENTDANFLEYSLYGLPLQTQQTFMIMVMIPIGVLVILILRNLIGLQTLGTFTPVLIALAFRETQLGFGIVLFTIITALGLSLRSYLEHLKLQMLPRLSVVLTFVVVLIAAISLFSHKLGLERGLSVALFPMVILTMTIERLSITWEERGANHALKVAIGTLFAASLAHLIMSVPELVYFVFTFPAILLILVGFMLAMGRYRGYRLTELVRFKAFLKADQ; via the coding sequence ATGCGCTCTCTGACCCTGCACCTGAAAATCCTGATCACCATCCTGGTGGTGTTGGGTATTTCGGTCACCGCCTACCAGATTTTCGTGCTGGGGATCCCCGTTACCGAGGACGCCACCGACGACTTGTGGAATATCGACGCCAAGGTCGAGTTCGTCGCCAACCCGAAGGACCCGGTGAAGATCCAAATGTTCGTGCCGCCGCTGAGCCGCGACTTCGTCAGCCTCAACGAGAGCTTCATCTCGAACAACTACGGGGTCAGCGTCAACCGCATCGACGGCAACCGCAAGGTGACCTGGTCGGCGCGCCGCGCCAAAGGCAACCAGACCCTGTATTACCGCCTGGTGCTGACCAAGCGTTACAGCGGTGAAAAGGTCAAGATCAAGGGCCCGACCTTCCGCGACAGCATCGCCGTGGAAGGCCCGGAAAAAATCGCCGCCGAAGCCCTGCTGGCGCCGATCCGCCAGCACTCGGCCGACGTCGAGACCTTCATCACCGAAGCCATCAAGCGCACCAACAACCTCAACGACGACAACGTGAAGCTGCTGCTGGCGGGCGACCCGTCGACGCCGCACAAGGCCAAGATCGTCGAGTTGCTGCTGTCCATCGCCCACGTGCCGGTGGAAAAAGTCCACACCATCCGCCTCGTCGCCGACCAACCACAAACCCCGGAGCTGTGGCTGCGCAGTTTCAACGGCAATGACTGGCTGTACTTCAACCCGGAAACCGGCGAACAAGGCCTGCCCGCCGACCGCCTGCTGTGGTGGACTGGCGATGAAAACCTGATCACGGTGGATGGCGGCAAGAAAGCCATGGTGACCTTCAGCCTGAACAACAGCGAGATGAACGCGATTCGCCTGGCCAAGCTGACGGACGAAAACACCGACGCCAACTTCCTCGAATACTCGTTGTACGGCCTGCCGCTGCAAACCCAGCAGACCTTCATGATCATGGTGATGATCCCGATCGGCGTGCTGGTGATCCTGATCCTGCGCAACCTGATCGGCTTGCAGACGCTGGGTACCTTCACCCCGGTGCTGATCGCCCTGGCCTTCCGCGAGACGCAGCTGGGCTTCGGGATTGTGCTGTTTACGATTATCACGGCGCTGGGGCTTTCATTGCGCTCCTACCTGGAGCATTTGAAGTTGCAGATGCTGCCGAGGCTGTCGGTGGTGCTGACGTTTGTGGTGGTGCTGATCGCCGCCATCAGCCTGTTCAGCCACAAGCTGGGCCTGGAGCGCGGCTTGTCGGTGGCGCTGTTCCCTATGGTGATCCTGACCATGACCATCGAACGCCTGTCGATCACCTGGGAGGAACGCGGCGCCAACCATGCGCTGAAAGTGGCGATCGGCACGTTGTTCGCCGCGTCCCTGGCGCACCTGATCATGAGCGTGCCGGAGCTGGTGTACTTCGTGTTTACCTTCCCGGCGATCCTGTTGATCCTGGTGGGCTTCATGCTGGCCATGGGGCGTTATCGCGGCTACCGCCTGACCGAGCTGGTGCGTTTCAAGGCGTTCTTGAAGGCTGACCAGTAA
- a CDS encoding GntR family transcriptional regulator, translating to MLDQAEASVATTDESQTMSENVFRRIQAAIVKGEIAPGSKISEPELARTYGISRGPLREAIHRLEGQRLLVRIPHVGARVVSLSHAELIELYEIRESLEGMACRLAAERMTDAEIEELRQVLHTHERDAAFQAGVGYYQQEGDFDFHYRIIQGAGNRTLTQMLCGELYQLVRMYRIQFSATPNRPRQAFAEHHRILDAIADRDGELAELLMRRHIGASKRNIARHFPDGAAQSRGE from the coding sequence ATGCTGGATCAAGCGGAAGCCTCGGTGGCGACAACGGACGAATCCCAGACCATGTCTGAGAACGTCTTCCGCCGTATCCAGGCCGCCATCGTCAAGGGCGAGATCGCCCCCGGCAGCAAGATCTCCGAGCCGGAGCTGGCGCGCACCTACGGCATCAGCCGTGGCCCGCTGCGCGAGGCGATCCACCGCCTGGAAGGCCAGCGCCTGCTGGTGCGCATACCGCATGTTGGCGCGCGGGTGGTGTCGTTGAGCCACGCCGAGTTGATCGAACTCTATGAAATCCGCGAATCCCTCGAAGGCATGGCCTGCCGCCTGGCGGCCGAGCGCATGACCGACGCCGAAATCGAAGAACTGCGCCAAGTGCTGCATACCCACGAACGCGACGCCGCGTTCCAGGCTGGCGTCGGCTACTACCAGCAGGAAGGCGATTTCGACTTCCACTACCGGATCATCCAGGGCGCCGGCAACCGCACCCTCACGCAAATGCTCTGCGGCGAGCTGTACCAGTTGGTGCGCATGTACCGCATCCAGTTCTCCGCCACACCCAATCGTCCACGCCAGGCCTTTGCCGAACACCACCGCATTCTGGATGCGATTGCCGATCGCGACGGTGAACTGGCCGAACTGTTGATGCGCCGCCACATCGGCGCATCCAAACGCAACATTGCCCGTCACTTCCCCGACGGCGCAGCCCAATCACGAGGTGAATGA